One window of Nymphaea colorata isolate Beijing-Zhang1983 chromosome 1, ASM883128v2, whole genome shotgun sequence genomic DNA carries:
- the LOC116247851 gene encoding zinc finger protein CONSTANS-LIKE 2 yields MGFLLGELKEEEAGEEEGRARGKGFSERSEKLRAGKMKECELCQRPARMYCESDQASLCWTCDAKVHSANFLVARHTRSLLCQACQAPTPWRAAGARLGPTVSVCQKCVGRCGRRQASDVEVDSGERAIGRADEIETVEDEDDYDYDYDDDDDDDDEDEAEEEEDGENQVVPWTSTPSLSLSGPVGSLSSEDESSGHGRGYFRTSTTVSMKRRREDEDFLHQEKVGRSSSQANYDTSEDGELSPTPSRAPKDRKITSGEREAVTVSRTKLAGTLRITQNERWKRVERTSSAVGTCSRREESLSAVDLVSDGSESRPM; encoded by the exons ATGGGATTTCTTTTGGGGgaattgaaagaagaagaagcaggagaagaagaagggagagcaAGAGGTAAGGGTTTTTCTGAGCGGAGTGAGAAGTTGAGAGCGGGGAAGATGAAGGAGTGCGAGCTGTGCCAGAGACCGGCGAGGATGTATTGCGAGTCGGATCAGGCGAGCCTTTGCTGGACCTGCGACGCCAAGGTACACTCGGCGAACTTCCTCGTGGCGAGGCACACTAGGAGCCTCCTGTGCCAGGCTTGCCAGGCGCCCACGCCGTGGCGGGCTGCCGGAGCCCGGCTCGGTCCGACCGTCTCCGTGTGCCAGAAGTGCGTCGGGAGGTGCGGCCGACGGCAAGCGTCGGATGTCGAGGTCGACAGCGGGGAAAGAGCGATCGGCAGGGCGGATGAGATAGAGACGGTCGAGGATGAAGACGACTACGACTACGActacgacgacgacgacgacgacgatgatgaggacgaggcggaggaggaggaggacgggGAGAACCAGGTGGTGCCTTGGACGTCCACGCCGTCTTTGTCGCTCTCCGGACCGGTAGGAAGCCTTAGCAGTGAAGACGAGTCCTCCGGCCACGGTCGGGGCTACTTCCGGACTTCTACGACCGTCTCGATGAAACGGAGGCGTGAGGACGAGGATTTCCTGCATCAG GAAAAGGTCGGACGCTCATCGTCTCAGGCTAACTATGACACAAGTGAGGATGGTGAGCTGTCTCCTACTCCTTCTAGGGCGCCGAAGGATCGGAAGATAACTTCCGGCGAGAGAGAGGCGGTGACTGTTTCGAGGACTAAGCTGGCGGGCACTCTGAGAATCACGCAGAACGAGAGGTGGAAAAGAGTCGAAAGGACCAGCAGCGCGGTCGGCACCTGCAGTCGCAGAGAAGAATCACTTTCCGCCGTCGATCTGGTCTCCGATGGCTCTGAAAGTCGTCCGATGTAA
- the LOC116246341 gene encoding calcium-binding protein KRP1 has protein sequence MASNMVENFEDFLPVMAEKLGAEGLMDELCNGFNLLMDPQRGVITFESLKRNAEVLGLKGMSDEEVMGMLREGDTDGDGALNQMEFCVLMIRLSPELMEYSWSLLEENLEFDYE, from the coding sequence ATGGCCTCAAACATGGTCGAGAACTTCGAGGATTTCTTGCCTGTGATGGCGGAGAAGTTGGGGGCGGAGGGGCTGATGGACGAGCTATGCAATGGGTTCAACTTGCTTATGGACCCGCAGAGAGGGGTCATCACGTTCGAGAGCCTGAAGAGGAACGCGGAGGTGCTGGGGTTGAAGGGGATGAGCGATGAGGAGGTGATGGGGATGCTGAGGGAAGGGGACACGGATGGTGATGGAGCGCTCAATCAAATGGAGTTTTGTGTCCTTATGATCAGATTAAGCCCCGAATTGATGGAGTACTCGTGGAGCTTGCTGGAAGAGAACCTCGAATTCGACTACGAGTAG